ATCGCGACGTGACGTTGCGGAAGTTTCCGGCCACGAATCACCTGTTCCTGAATGACGCCTCAGGCCTGCCGGGTGGTTATGCACAGCTCAAGGACCCGAAGGTGCGGAAGGACGTGCTGGGTGCGTTGGCCGATTGGGCAGCCCGCGTGCTGCGGTAGCGAGATTGAGCAGGGAGGTCCGCCTCGTCAGCGGACCCGACCTCCCACGCGTAGATCTAGGCTACGCGTAGCAGCAATCGTCACGCTTGACGACGGTCCCCTCCGCCCTCCCCTCCCATGCGACGCACTCCGCTTTCTCTGGTCGCGATCGGCCTCGCGCTGATTGCCTGCGCCAAGACGGCCACTCCGCCGGCTCCGGCACCCACGCCCGTCCCCGCTGCTGCACCGGCCAACGCGCCGGGCCGAGGCGGTGGTGGTGGTGGTGGCGGTGGCGGTGGCGCACCTAACGCCGGTGGTGGCGGCAACCAGGGCGGTGCCCAAGGTGGTGCGGCGGCCGCGCAGGACCCCCAGCCTCGGCCGTACGCCACCGTGATCACGCCGCGCGCCGTGACCAAGTCCGGCGTGTTCAAGGTCCACCAGATCGGCAGTCGACTTTACTTCGAAATTCCGCGCAGCGAACTGGGCCGGGATTTCGTCATCGTCAGCACGCTCAATTCCACCCCGGACGAGATCGCCATTCGCGGTACGCAGGGCGGCAACAACCTCGTGCGCTTCGAGCGTCGCGACAACCGCATCCTGCTGCGCGAAGCCAGCTACAGCGAATTCAACTCCGACACGTCAACGGCGGGCAAGAAGGCGTTCGACCTGATTGCGCTTACCAAGATCCTCGCCGCCTTCAACGTGGAAGCGTACGGCGCCGACAGTGCGTCGGTCATTGAAGTGACGCGCATGTTCACCGGCGGCGTTCCGGAGTATACCGCGCTGGGCGCGCGCGCCACCGTCGATGCCACGCGTTCCTATGTCGATCGATTCGCGGCGTTTTCGCGCAACGTGAATGTCACCGCCGTGCAGACGTTCACGCCGCAGGCCGCCGCGGCCGCCGCGCCCGGAGGTGGACGGGGTGGCGCCGGTGGGGCGCCGGGCGCGACCACGGAACGCTACACGTTCTCGATTGCCAAACTCCCCGACGTGCCGATGCAGCCGCGCCTCAATGACGACCGGGTCGGATACTTCGGGGTGTCGCAGCGCGACTTCTCCGGCGCGTATCAGCGCGTCGAGACCAAGCGCTACATCTCACGCTGGCGCCTCGAGTGCTCCGACGCCAAAGTCGGCACGCTGTGCGTGCCCAAGAAGCCCATCACGTACTACCTCGACCCCGCCACACCGGCGTGGATCAAGCCGTGGATCAAGCGCGGCATCGAAGACTGGCAGGTGGCGTTTGAAGCGGCCGGCTTCAGCAAGGGCATCGTTGCCGCCGAAGCGCCAGCCGATCCCGAGTTCTCCGGTGAAGACGCCACCGTATCGATGGTGCGCTGGCTGCCGTCAGCCACCGAGAACGCGGTCGGACCCAGCCTCAAGGACCCGCGCACCGGTGAAATTATCGACGCCGACGTGCAGACGTATCTCAACGTGATGAACCTCGCGCGCTCCTGGTACTTCACCCAGGTGGGTCATCTGGACAAGCGCACGCACAAGTTCCCGTTCCCCGATTCACTGATGGGGCGGCTGGTGGAGTACGTGACCGCGCACGAAGTCGGCCACACCCTGGGCTTCCCGCACAACTTCAAAGCCAGCTCGATGTATCCGATCGACTCGGTGCGGTCGAAGACGTGGGTGGCGAAGATGGGCCACACGCCGACACTCATGGACTACTCGCGCTTCAACTATGTCGCGCAGCCGGAAGACAACATCGCGCTGGACGACCTGATTCCGAAGGTCGGACCCTATGACAAGTACGCCGTGATGTGGGGCTACTCGCCAATTGCCGGCGCCAGGTCACCCGAAGCCGAAAAGGCCACGCTGGACAAGTGGGCCAGGATGCAGGACACCATTCCGTGGTATCGCTTCGCGAGCGACGCCGGCGCGCAGGGATCCGATCCGGGCGAACAGTCGGAAGCGGTGGGTGACGCCGACGCCGTGAAGGCCACCACGCTGGGTGTGAAGAATCTCAAGCGCACCATGGCACTGATCGAAGCGGCCACGGCGTGGAAGGACGGCACCACGTACGACGATCTCGAGGAGATCTACGGCCGCACCATCGGGCAGTGGGCCACCGAGATGGGCCATGTGGCGCGGATCATCGGCGGTGAATACAAGCAGGAGAAGCTGGTCGGTCAGAAAGGCGTGGTGTTCCGCAATGTCGAACCCGCGCGCCAGAAGGAGGCGCTCAAGTTCCTCCTCGACAACGCCTTCACCACGCCAACGTGGCTG
This sequence is a window from Gemmatimonadaceae bacterium. Protein-coding genes within it:
- a CDS encoding zinc-dependent metalloprotease, with the translated sequence MRRTPLSLVAIGLALIACAKTATPPAPAPTPVPAAAPANAPGRGGGGGGGGGGGAPNAGGGGNQGGAQGGAAAAQDPQPRPYATVITPRAVTKSGVFKVHQIGSRLYFEIPRSELGRDFVIVSTLNSTPDEIAIRGTQGGNNLVRFERRDNRILLREASYSEFNSDTSTAGKKAFDLIALTKILAAFNVEAYGADSASVIEVTRMFTGGVPEYTALGARATVDATRSYVDRFAAFSRNVNVTAVQTFTPQAAAAAAPGGGRGGAGGAPGATTERYTFSIAKLPDVPMQPRLNDDRVGYFGVSQRDFSGAYQRVETKRYISRWRLECSDAKVGTLCVPKKPITYYLDPATPAWIKPWIKRGIEDWQVAFEAAGFSKGIVAAEAPADPEFSGEDATVSMVRWLPSATENAVGPSLKDPRTGEIIDADVQTYLNVMNLARSWYFTQVGHLDKRTHKFPFPDSLMGRLVEYVTAHEVGHTLGFPHNFKASSMYPIDSVRSKTWVAKMGHTPTLMDYSRFNYVAQPEDNIALDDLIPKVGPYDKYAVMWGYSPIAGARSPEAEKATLDKWARMQDTIPWYRFASDAGAQGSDPGEQSEAVGDADAVKATTLGVKNLKRTMALIEAATAWKDGTTYDDLEEIYGRTIGQWATEMGHVARIIGGEYKQEKLVGQKGVVFRNVEPARQKEALKFLLDNAFTTPTWLLDESILRKVEASGSLNRVGNAQARALTSIVSNDRLARMLEMEAMSRSKSDVYAVSDMLADLRKGLWSEISTGNDIDAFRRRLQRLYLEAMASKINPPAAAAAAPAGGAGRGGGAAPVSTADFRPILKSEMRALDADLATAIAKTSDRMTKAHLEDARDQIKQMLDPKS